CGTCCATTTTCAACTCGCTGAGCTTGTAGGCCGCCGTTTGGTGATTTTGTTTTTCGAGGGCAATAAACCACCAGATCAATGCCGCTACTATATAAAACAGCAATAACCAGTATACAATACTGGCAACTGCCAGTCGCTTTTTTGTAAATACGTCCATGAGAACAACTTATAAATCCTGTTGAGCTTTTTGAAGCCGGATGCCAACGTTCATTACGTTCTTCAGAGGGTCTTCCCGCATAATGTTTTCCAGTTTGAAACGATAAGTACCTGCGCTCAGGTGTTCGGGATTCTGTGGCGGGGTGATCTGGATACGGTGTTCGTAAATATCATCCATTCCACTGCCCAGCCAGCCTTTGTTATCGGTAGCCAGTTGCAGGTTCAGGGGCTGGTTGTTCACCGCACCGCCGGGAGATTCGGTATGGATGTTGAGCCAGATGTTTTTATAGCGATAAGCATCTGTATGCCTGATAACGATAAAAATATTATACCGGCTTATGGTATCCTCGGGTTGTATAGTGAAGGTTATTTCGGGCTTGTAGTTGCTGCTCCAGGATTGCTGGGGGATGGTGACGTTTTTTTCAAACACATCTACCTTATCACAAGCGGGAAGCAGGAAGCAGGAAGTAAGAAGTACGAAGTACGAGATATAATTTAGGATACTTTTGTTCAAGGTATTTTTTTAGGCAAATATAACAGTTTATGGTTACCGGTTTCCAGTTCCCGGTTACCGGGAGATCAACGATTGGGTATCCCGGGATCTGGTAACCGGCAACCGGTAACAAGCCGCTTATTTCGCGTATTATTCATACACTTCCATTGCAACTTCTTTATAACACATTCAGTACTTGTTCTTTCGCTTTTTCCAGCTCGTCTTTCATGAGCACCACACATTTCTGAATAGTGGAGTCATAGGCTTTGGCGCCGGTGGTATTTATTTCACGGCCTATTTCCTGCAGCACAAACGACAGCTTTTTACCTTTACTTTCTTCGGGCTCGCTCAGGATGGTTTTAAAATATTCGCAATGGGTTTTCAGGCGTACCTGTTCTTCGCTAAGGTCTATTTTTTCAATGTAGTAGATCAGTTCCTGCTCCAGGCGGTTGGGATCGTAGTTTTCTTTCCCCACATTGTCTTCCAGCACCTTGGTCAATCCTTCCCTGATCTTTGTTTTACGTAAAGGTTCCAGGGTAGCAATGATGTCCTGTTGTTTTTGAATATTGCTTATGCGCAACAGCAGGTCGGCTTCCATTATTTTACCTTCTTCCATGCGGTGGGTGGTAAGATTGGCCATGGCGGCTTCAATTACCTTTTGAAATTGTGCCCACTCATTATCGGTTAGGGTATCACCGGTAGGCGTGATCACTTCGGGTAATTTAATGAGGGTGCTTAAGATATGAGAGGGATCGAGGTTCAATGCGTGCGATAACTCGGCAATGGGTTTATAATAGGCTTTAGCCAGGTCGGTATTTATGCTTACGGGTTTGGCGGCGCCGCTTTCCTTCAGGCTGACGGTACAGTCGATGGTGCCTCTTCCGAGATTTTTTGATAACAACGTTCGGATATCAAACTCAAAAGGCTTCAGGAAAGCCGGGATCTTTAAGGAGAGTTCAAATTGTTTTCCATTCAGTGATTTAATATCAACCAGGAAGGTTTTATCTCCCACGGTTTGTTCACTTCTTCCAAAGCCGGTCATTGATTTCAGCATAACGTACCTTTTTTTAGCAAGGTAATGAAATAAAGGCACAAGCTACAAGGCGCAAGCCTCAAGCCCTGAAATTCGGGGTTTCGCATAAAACTCAGACTTTCTGAGTTTAAATTCCCTGTGCCTTGAATGTTTAGTCTTGTGCCTTACCGGAATAGGTGAGTATAGATATCATTTTTATTCATTTCACGCATTTCGCCGGGTAACAAACCGTCTAAGGTGATGCGTTCAATGCGATAACGGATGAGCCGAAGGGTAGGAAAGCCGGTTTGGGCTGTCATTTTTCGTACCTGGCGGTTCTTTCCTTCGGTTAATACCAGTTTAACCCAACTGGTTGGGATGTCTTTTCGATAACGGATGGGTGGATTGCGTTCGGGTACCGGCGGTGTGTTAGCAAAACGCGTTGCTTTGCATGGCCTGGTGCGGTATTTTGACCCGTTAATGGTTATGGTAACGCCGGTTTGTAGTTGTTGTATTGCTTTATCATGTATCTCGCCATCAACCTGTACCCAATATTCCCGTTCGTGTGCAAAGGAAGGATTCAACAGGCGATGATTTAACGAAGTATCATTGGTTAGGATCAATATTCCTTCACTGTCATAATCTAACCGGCCAACAGG
The Niastella koreensis GR20-10 genome window above contains:
- a CDS encoding gliding motility lipoprotein GldH — its product is MNKSILNYISYFVLLTSCFLLPACDKVDVFEKNVTIPQQSWSSNYKPEITFTIQPEDTISRYNIFIVIRHTDAYRYKNIWLNIHTESPGGAVNNQPLNLQLATDNKGWLGSGMDDIYEHRIQITPPQNPEHLSAGTYRFKLENIMREDPLKNVMNVGIRLQKAQQDL
- a CDS encoding YicC/YloC family endoribonuclease, which encodes MLKSMTGFGRSEQTVGDKTFLVDIKSLNGKQFELSLKIPAFLKPFEFDIRTLLSKNLGRGTIDCTVSLKESGAAKPVSINTDLAKAYYKPIAELSHALNLDPSHILSTLIKLPEVITPTGDTLTDNEWAQFQKVIEAAMANLTTHRMEEGKIMEADLLLRISNIQKQQDIIATLEPLRKTKIREGLTKVLEDNVGKENYDPNRLEQELIYYIEKIDLSEEQVRLKTHCEYFKTILSEPEESKGKKLSFVLQEIGREINTTGAKAYDSTIQKCVVLMKDELEKAKEQVLNVL
- a CDS encoding pseudouridine synthase encodes the protein MHRYFIIYKPFQVLSQFSSEEGKHTLKTFFNVPADVYPVGRLDYDSEGILILTNDTSLNHRLLNPSFAHEREYWVQVDGEIHDKAIQQLQTGVTITINGSKYRTRPCKATRFANTPPVPERNPPIRYRKDIPTSWVKLVLTEGKNRQVRKMTAQTGFPTLRLIRYRIERITLDGLLPGEMREMNKNDIYTHLFR